From the genome of Pelomonas sp. SE-A7, one region includes:
- the rplC gene encoding 50S ribosomal protein L3, with protein MSLSNRLGLLGRKVGMMRIFTDDGDAIPVTVLDVSNNRVTQVKTEETDGYSAIQVAFGTRKASRVTKPEAGHLAKAGVEAGEILKEFRVAADVAAEYKAGAVLPVSLFAVGQMVDVQGTSIGKGFAGSIKRHNFSSQRASHGNSRSHNVPGSISMAQDPGRVFPGKKMTGHMGDETVTTQNLDIVRVDEARQLLLVKGAVPGAKNGHVVVRPAVKVKVKKGAN; from the coding sequence ATGAGTCTTAGCAATCGTCTCGGATTGCTGGGCCGCAAGGTGGGCATGATGCGCATCTTCACGGACGATGGCGACGCCATTCCCGTGACGGTGCTGGACGTGTCCAACAACCGCGTGACCCAGGTCAAGACCGAAGAGACTGACGGCTACAGCGCCATTCAAGTGGCGTTCGGTACGCGCAAAGCATCGCGCGTCACCAAGCCGGAAGCCGGCCACCTCGCCAAGGCGGGTGTCGAAGCCGGTGAAATCCTCAAGGAATTCCGTGTTGCCGCTGATGTGGCTGCCGAATACAAGGCGGGCGCTGTGCTGCCCGTCTCGCTGTTCGCAGTCGGTCAGATGGTGGATGTGCAGGGCACGTCGATCGGCAAGGGCTTTGCAGGCAGCATCAAGCGCCACAACTTCAGCTCGCAGCGCGCTTCGCACGGTAATAGCCGTTCGCACAATGTCCCGGGTTCCATCTCGATGGCCCAGGATCCCGGTCGCGTGTTCCCCGGCAAGAAGATGACGGGTCACATGGGCGACGAAACCGTGACGACCCAAAACCTCGACATCGTGCGCGTTGACGAAGCCCGTCAGCTGCTGCTGGTCAAGGGTGCTGTGCCGGGCGCCAAGAACGGCCACGTGGTCGTTCGTCCGGCCGTCAAGGTCAAGGTCAAGAAGGGAGCCAACTGA
- the rpsJ gene encoding 30S ribosomal protein S10 has translation MQKQKIRIRLKAFDYKLIDQSALEIVETAKRTGAIVKGPVPLPTRMQRFDILRSPHVNKTSRDQFEIRTHQRLMDIVDPTDKTVDALMKLDLPAGVDVEIKLQ, from the coding sequence ATGCAAAAGCAAAAGATCCGCATCCGCCTGAAGGCCTTCGACTACAAGCTGATCGACCAATCGGCTCTGGAAATCGTGGAAACCGCCAAACGCACCGGCGCCATCGTCAAGGGCCCCGTGCCCCTGCCGACGCGCATGCAGCGTTTCGACATCCTGCGTTCGCCGCACGTCAACAAGACTTCGCGCGACCAGTTCGAAATCCGTACGCACCAGCGCCTGATGGACATCGTCGATCCCACCGACAAGACGGTTGATGCTCTGATGAAGCTCGACCTGCCGGCCGGCGTGGACGTCGAGATCAAGCTGCAGTAA
- the tuf gene encoding elongation factor Tu, whose product MAKGKFERTKPHVNVGTIGHVDHGKTTLTAAIATVLSKKFGGEAKAYDQIDAAPEEKARGITINTAHVEYETANRHYAHVDCPGHADYVKNMITGAAQMDGAILVCSAADGPMPQTREHILLARQVGVKYIIVFLNKCDMVDDAELLELVEMEVRELLSKYDFPGDDTPIVKGSAKLALEGDTGDLGEQAIMRLADALDTYIPQPDRAVDGAFLLPVEDVFSISGRGTVVTGRVERGIIKVGEEIEIVGIREVQKTTVTGVEMFRKLLDQGQAGDNVGILLRGTKREDVERGQVLAKPGTIKPHTHFTAEIYVLSKEEGGRHTPFFNNYRPQFYFRTTDVTGAVELPKDKEMVMPGDNVSITVKLIAPIAMEQGLRFAIREGGRTVGSGVVATIIA is encoded by the coding sequence ATGGCAAAAGGCAAGTTTGAACGTACCAAGCCGCACGTGAACGTGGGCACGATTGGTCACGTGGACCATGGCAAGACGACGCTGACGGCTGCAATTGCAACCGTGCTGTCGAAGAAGTTCGGTGGCGAGGCCAAGGCTTACGACCAGATCGACGCAGCCCCGGAAGAGAAGGCCCGCGGCATCACGATCAACACCGCGCACGTCGAGTACGAGACGGCCAACCGCCACTACGCGCACGTTGACTGCCCCGGCCACGCCGACTACGTCAAGAACATGATCACGGGTGCCGCCCAGATGGACGGCGCGATCCTGGTGTGCTCGGCCGCTGACGGCCCGATGCCCCAGACCCGCGAGCACATCCTGCTGGCCCGTCAGGTCGGCGTGAAGTACATCATCGTCTTCCTGAACAAGTGCGACATGGTCGACGACGCCGAGCTGCTCGAGCTGGTGGAAATGGAAGTGCGCGAGCTGCTCTCGAAGTACGACTTCCCGGGCGACGACACTCCGATCGTCAAGGGTTCGGCCAAGCTGGCGCTGGAAGGCGACACGGGCGACCTGGGCGAGCAAGCCATCATGCGACTGGCCGACGCGCTGGACACCTACATCCCCCAGCCGGACCGTGCCGTTGACGGCGCCTTCCTGCTGCCGGTGGAAGACGTGTTCTCGATCTCGGGCCGTGGCACCGTGGTGACCGGTCGCGTCGAGCGCGGCATCATCAAGGTCGGCGAAGAAATCGAAATCGTCGGTATCCGCGAAGTGCAGAAGACCACGGTCACGGGCGTGGAAATGTTCCGCAAGCTGCTGGACCAAGGTCAAGCTGGCGACAACGTCGGCATCCTGCTGCGCGGCACCAAGCGTGAAGACGTCGAGCGCGGCCAGGTTCTGGCCAAGCCGGGCACGATCAAGCCGCACACCCACTTCACTGCTGAGATCTATGTTCTGAGCAAGGAAGAGGGCGGCCGTCACACCCCGTTCTTCAACAACTACCGTCCCCAGTTCTACTTCCGCACGACGGACGTGACCGGTGCCGTGGAGCTGCCCAAGGACAAGGAAATGGTCATGCCTGGCGACAACGTCAGCATCACCGTGAAGCTGATCGCTCCGATCGCCATGGAGCAGGGCCTGCGCTTCGCCATCCGTGAAGGCGGTCGTACCGTCGGCTCGGGCGTCGTCGCAACGATCATTGCCTAA
- the fusA gene encoding elongation factor G, with translation MARKTPIERYRNIGISAHIDAGKTTTTERILYYTGVNHKIGEVHDGAATMDWMEQEQERGITITSAATTCFWKGMDMSYPEHRFNIIDTPGHVDFTIEVERSMRVLDGACMVYCAVGGVQPQSETVWRQANKYKVPRLAFVNKMDRTGANFFKVVDQMKTRLKANPVPIVIPIGAEDNFKGVVDLLKMKAIIWDEASQGMKFSYEDIPADLVSVAQEWREKMVEAAAEATEELMNKYLETGDLTEEEIKLAIRTRTIATEIQPMLCGTAFKNKGVQRMLDAVIDFLPSPVDIPPVSGTDEDEQPASRKADDGEKFAALAFKLMTDPYVGQLTFVRVYSGVLQSGATVYNPIRGKKERIGRILQMHANQREEIKEILAGDIAACVGLKDVTTGETLCDPESIITLEKMIFPEPVISQAVEPKTKADQEKMGLALGRLAAEDPSFRLRTDEESGQTIISGMGELHLEIIVDRMKREFGVEANVGKPQVAYRETIRKTATDVEGKFVRQSGGKGQYGHVVLTVEPQEAGKGFEFVDAIKGGVVPREYIPAVEKGVIDSLPNGVLAGFPVVDVKVTLTFGSYHDVDSNENAFKMAASMGFKEACRRASPVILEPMMAVEVETPEDYAGNVMGDLSSRRGMVQGMDDMVGGGKVIKAEVPLSEMFGYSTTLRSMSQGRATYTMEFKHYNEAPKNVADAIITARGKAA, from the coding sequence ATGGCCCGCAAGACCCCCATCGAGCGCTACCGCAATATCGGTATCTCCGCGCACATCGATGCCGGCAAGACCACGACGACCGAGCGCATCCTTTACTACACCGGTGTGAACCACAAGATCGGTGAAGTGCACGATGGCGCTGCCACGATGGACTGGATGGAGCAGGAGCAAGAGCGCGGCATCACGATCACGTCGGCTGCCACGACCTGCTTCTGGAAGGGCATGGACATGTCCTATCCGGAGCACCGTTTCAACATCATCGACACCCCCGGACACGTGGACTTCACCATTGAGGTGGAGCGTTCGATGCGCGTGCTGGACGGCGCCTGCATGGTCTATTGCGCCGTGGGTGGCGTGCAGCCGCAGTCCGAAACCGTCTGGCGCCAGGCCAACAAGTACAAGGTGCCGCGTCTGGCCTTTGTCAACAAGATGGACCGTACCGGTGCCAACTTCTTCAAGGTCGTCGACCAGATGAAGACGCGCCTGAAGGCCAACCCCGTGCCCATCGTGATCCCCATCGGCGCTGAAGACAACTTCAAGGGCGTGGTCGATCTGCTGAAGATGAAGGCCATCATTTGGGACGAGGCGTCCCAGGGCATGAAGTTCAGCTACGAAGACATCCCGGCCGACCTGGTGAGCGTCGCCCAGGAATGGCGCGAGAAGATGGTCGAGGCTGCTGCCGAAGCTACCGAAGAGCTGATGAACAAGTACCTCGAGACGGGCGACCTGACCGAGGAAGAGATCAAGCTGGCCATCCGTACCCGTACGATCGCCACCGAAATCCAGCCGATGCTGTGCGGCACGGCCTTCAAGAACAAGGGCGTGCAGCGCATGCTGGACGCGGTCATCGACTTCCTGCCCTCGCCGGTCGACATCCCGCCGGTGTCGGGTACCGACGAAGACGAGCAGCCGGCCAGCCGCAAGGCTGACGACGGCGAGAAGTTCGCTGCCCTGGCCTTCAAGCTGATGACTGACCCCTACGTCGGTCAGCTGACCTTCGTTCGCGTGTATTCGGGTGTTCTGCAGTCGGGCGCTACCGTCTACAACCCGATCCGCGGCAAGAAGGAGCGCATCGGCCGTATCTTGCAGATGCACGCCAACCAGCGTGAAGAAATCAAGGAAATTCTGGCCGGTGACATCGCAGCTTGCGTGGGTCTGAAGGACGTCACGACCGGTGAAACGCTGTGCGATCCGGAATCGATCATCACGCTTGAAAAGATGATCTTCCCGGAGCCGGTGATTTCGCAGGCCGTCGAACCCAAGACCAAGGCCGACCAGGAAAAGATGGGTCTGGCTCTGGGCCGTCTGGCTGCGGAAGATCCGTCGTTCCGTCTGCGCACCGACGAAGAATCGGGTCAGACCATCATCTCGGGCATGGGCGAGCTGCACCTGGAAATCATTGTCGACCGCATGAAGCGCGAGTTCGGCGTGGAAGCCAACGTCGGCAAGCCGCAGGTGGCCTACCGCGAAACCATCCGCAAGACCGCTACCGACGTGGAAGGCAAGTTCGTCCGCCAGTCGGGTGGTAAGGGCCAATACGGTCACGTCGTGCTGACGGTTGAGCCGCAAGAAGCTGGCAAGGGCTTCGAGTTCGTCGACGCCATCAAGGGTGGCGTGGTGCCTCGCGAGTACATCCCGGCGGTCGAGAAGGGTGTCATCGACTCCCTGCCGAACGGCGTGCTGGCTGGCTTCCCGGTCGTGGACGTGAAGGTCACGCTTACCTTCGGTTCGTACCACGACGTGGACTCGAACGAAAACGCGTTCAAGATGGCCGCTTCGATGGGCTTCAAGGAAGCCTGCCGTCGCGCCAGCCCGGTGATCCTGGAGCCGATGATGGCCGTGGAAGTCGAGACCCCGGAAGACTACGCCGGCAACGTGATGGGCGACCTGTCCAGCCGTCGCGGCATGGTCCAGGGCATGGACGACATGGTCGGCGGTGGCAAGGTCATCAAGGCCGAAGTGCCGCTGTCGGAAATGTTCGGCTACTCGACCACGCTGCGTTCGATGTCGCAAGGCCGTGCTACGTACACGATGGAGTTCAAGCACTACAACGAAGCTCCGAAGAACGTGGCCGACGCGATCATTACCGCTCGCGGCAAGGCGGCTTAA
- the rpsG gene encoding 30S ribosomal protein S7 yields MPRRREVPKREILPDPKFGSVDLSKFMNVIMESGKKAVAERIIYGALDQVEKKAGKDPLEVFMVALNNVKPMVEVKSRRVGGANYQVPVEVRPVRRMALAMRWLKESARKRGEKSMAQRLANELLEAAEGRGGAMKKRDEVHRMADANKAFSHFRF; encoded by the coding sequence ATGCCACGTCGTCGCGAAGTACCCAAGCGCGAGATCCTGCCCGATCCCAAGTTCGGTAGCGTTGATCTGTCCAAGTTCATGAACGTCATCATGGAGTCGGGCAAGAAGGCCGTCGCCGAGCGCATCATTTACGGTGCTCTCGACCAAGTCGAGAAGAAGGCCGGCAAGGACCCGCTGGAAGTGTTCATGGTCGCCCTGAACAACGTCAAGCCGATGGTCGAAGTCAAGTCCCGCCGCGTGGGCGGTGCGAACTACCAAGTTCCCGTGGAAGTTCGCCCCGTTCGCCGGATGGCCCTGGCCATGCGCTGGTTGAAGGAATCCGCCCGCAAGCGCGGTGAGAAGTCCATGGCCCAGCGCCTGGCCAACGAGCTGCTGGAGGCCGCGGAAGGCCGCGGCGGCGCGATGAAGAAGCGTGACGAAGTCCACCGCATGGCCGACGCCAACAAGGCGTTCTCGCACTTCCGCTTCTAA
- the rpsL gene encoding 30S ribosomal protein S12, producing the protein MPTINQLVRQGRQAEVTKSKSPAMQDCPQRRGVCTRVYTTTPKKPNSALRKVAKVRLTNGFEVISYIGGEGHNLQEHSVVLVRGGRVKDLPGVRYHIVRGSLDLQGVKDRKQSRSKYGAKRPKK; encoded by the coding sequence ATGCCAACTATCAATCAACTCGTGCGCCAAGGCCGTCAGGCCGAGGTCACGAAATCCAAGTCGCCCGCGATGCAGGATTGCCCGCAACGCCGTGGCGTCTGCACTCGCGTCTACACGACGACACCGAAGAAGCCGAACTCGGCTCTGCGTAAGGTCGCCAAGGTTCGCTTGACCAACGGTTTCGAGGTCATCTCGTACATCGGCGGTGAAGGCCACAACCTGCAAGAGCACAGTGTCGTGCTGGTGCGCGGTGGTCGTGTCAAGGACCTGCCGGGCGTTCGCTACCACATCGTCCGCGGTTCGCTGGACCTGCAAGGCGTCAAGGATCGCAAGCAGTCGCGTTCCAAGTACGGTGCCAAGCGCCCCAAGAAGTAA
- a CDS encoding putative toxin-antitoxin system toxin component, PIN family yields MQAPKIVIDTQVVMDWLVFRDPSVVPLVDAIQSGAVAWIGTAYMQAELLHVLGRGIAADRLPDLPAISEVFSRWCAVVQEPPAPAIRLVCRDPDDQIFVDLAVASQARWLISRDRAVLALAKRAQKLCGLTIQKPEAWIKAWTETAPT; encoded by the coding sequence ATGCAAGCCCCAAAGATCGTCATCGACACCCAGGTCGTCATGGACTGGCTGGTGTTCCGCGACCCCTCGGTCGTCCCACTGGTCGACGCGATTCAGTCAGGCGCCGTCGCCTGGATTGGGACGGCATACATGCAGGCGGAGCTACTGCATGTGCTGGGGCGCGGGATCGCTGCTGATCGCTTGCCGGATTTGCCCGCCATCAGCGAAGTCTTCTCTCGCTGGTGCGCGGTAGTCCAAGAGCCCCCTGCACCAGCGATCCGCTTGGTCTGCCGAGATCCCGATGACCAGATCTTCGTCGACCTGGCTGTCGCGAGCCAGGCACGCTGGCTGATTTCTCGCGACCGCGCCGTGCTGGCGCTGGCCAAGCGGGCTCAGAAACTCTGTGGCCTGACGATCCAGAAGCCCGAGGCCTGGATCAAGGCCTGGACAGAGACAGCACCCACCTGA
- the rpoC gene encoding DNA-directed RNA polymerase subunit beta', whose amino-acid sequence MKGLLDLFKQFTPDEHFDAIKIGLASPEKIRSWSFGEVKKPETINYRTFKPERDGLFCAKIFGPIKDYECLCGKYKRLKHRGVICEKCGVEVTQTKVRRERMGHIDLAAPCAHIWFLKSLPSRLGLVLDMTLRDIERVLYFEAYVVVDSGMTPLKKFSIMSEDDYDAKRVEYGDEFIALMGAEGIKKLLEDMDLDIEIDKLRNDMTGSELKVKKNSKRLKVMEAFKKSGIKPNWMVLDVLPVLPPDLRPLVPLDGGRFATSDLNDLYRRVINRNNRLARLLELKAPEIIVRNEKRMLQEAVDSLLDNGRRGKAMTGANKRALKSLADMIKGKSGRFRQNLLGKRVDYSGRSVITVGPTLKLHQCGLPKLMALELFKPFIFSRLEAMGIATTIKAAKKEVEAGTPVVWDILEEVIKEHPVLLNRAPTLHRLGIQAFEPVLIEGKAIQLHPLVCAAFNADFDGDQMAVHVPLSIEAQMEARTLMLASNNVLFPASGEPSIVPSQDVVLGLYYATRDRINGKGEGMVFSDIAEVLRALDNGAVEITAKIAVRLTEYSKGADGSWVPETKLVDTTVGRALLSEILPKGLPFSNINKALKKKEISRLINTSFRKCGLKETVVLADKLLQSGFKLATRAGISIAIDDMLVPKQKYELIERAEKEVKEIEQQYVSGLVTAGERYNKVVDIWGKTGDEVGKVMMSQLSKQKTIDRNGKEVDQESFNSIYMMADSGARGSAAQIRQLAGMRGLMAKPDGSIIETPITANFREGLNVLQYFISTHGARKGLADTALKTANSGYLTRRLVDVTQDLVVTESDCGTDNGIAMRALVEGGEVIESLRDRVLGRVAAIDVLHPETQAVVLDAGKMLDEDTLDMLEQAGVDEIKVRTPLTCATRFGLCAKCYGRDLGRGGLVNTGEAVGVIAAQSIGEPGTQLTMRTFHIGGAASRAAVASSVEAKSDGIIGFNATMRYVTNGKGELVVISRSGEIIIADPHGRERERHKVPYGAILNVKADQQIKAGLVLANWDPLTRPIITEFAGQAKFENVEEGVTVAKQVDEVTGLSTLVVIDPKRRGAAKIVRPQVKLLDTNGHEVKIPGTDHSVNIAFQVGALIQVRDGQELAPGEVLARIPVEGQKTRDITGGLPRVAELFEARSPKDKGVLAEQTGTVSFGKETKGKVRLQITDPDGKVWEELVPKEKNILVHEGQVVNRGELIVDGAADPQDILRLLGIEELARYIVDEVQDVYRLQGVKINDKHIEVIVRQMLRRVQITNSGDSHYIVGEQVERSELLDTNDRLRGEGKLTATHADVLLGITKASLSTDSFISAASFQETTRVLTEAAIMGKRDELRGLKENVIVGRLIPAGTGMAFHQARRAKEEMDDAERRSIAMQEAEELAAAQMASVDAPGEGSAE is encoded by the coding sequence ATGAAAGGTTTGCTGGACCTGTTCAAGCAGTTCACGCCGGACGAGCATTTCGACGCGATCAAGATCGGGCTCGCATCGCCCGAGAAGATCCGTTCGTGGTCCTTCGGCGAGGTGAAGAAGCCCGAGACCATCAACTACCGGACTTTCAAGCCCGAGCGTGATGGCCTGTTCTGCGCCAAGATCTTCGGCCCGATCAAGGACTACGAGTGCCTGTGCGGCAAGTACAAGCGCCTGAAGCACCGTGGCGTGATCTGCGAGAAGTGCGGCGTTGAAGTCACCCAGACCAAGGTGCGTCGCGAGCGCATGGGTCATATCGACCTGGCCGCGCCCTGCGCCCACATCTGGTTCCTGAAGTCGCTGCCGTCGCGTCTGGGCCTGGTGCTCGACATGACGTTGCGCGACATCGAACGCGTGCTGTACTTTGAAGCCTACGTCGTGGTCGATTCGGGCATGACGCCGCTGAAGAAGTTCTCGATCATGAGCGAGGACGATTACGACGCCAAGCGCGTCGAGTACGGTGACGAGTTCATCGCGCTGATGGGCGCCGAGGGCATCAAGAAGTTGCTGGAGGACATGGATCTCGACATCGAGATCGACAAGCTCCGCAACGACATGACCGGCTCGGAGCTCAAGGTCAAGAAGAACTCCAAGCGCCTGAAGGTCATGGAAGCCTTCAAGAAGTCCGGCATCAAGCCGAACTGGATGGTGCTGGACGTGCTGCCCGTGCTGCCGCCGGACCTGCGTCCGCTGGTGCCGCTGGACGGCGGCCGCTTCGCGACTTCCGACCTGAACGACCTCTATCGTCGCGTCATCAACCGCAACAACCGTCTGGCTCGCCTGCTTGAGCTGAAGGCCCCTGAAATCATCGTGCGCAACGAAAAGCGCATGCTGCAGGAAGCTGTCGACTCGCTGCTGGACAACGGCCGCCGCGGCAAGGCCATGACCGGCGCGAACAAGCGTGCCCTCAAGTCGCTGGCCGACATGATCAAGGGCAAGAGCGGTCGCTTCCGTCAGAACCTGCTGGGCAAGCGCGTCGACTACTCGGGTCGTTCGGTCATTACCGTGGGCCCGACGCTCAAGCTGCACCAGTGCGGTCTGCCCAAGCTGATGGCGCTGGAGCTGTTCAAGCCCTTCATCTTCTCGCGCCTCGAAGCCATGGGCATCGCGACGACGATCAAGGCTGCCAAGAAGGAAGTCGAAGCCGGCACGCCGGTGGTCTGGGACATCCTGGAAGAGGTCATCAAGGAGCACCCGGTTCTGCTGAACCGCGCTCCTACGCTGCACCGTCTGGGCATCCAGGCCTTCGAGCCGGTGCTGATCGAAGGCAAGGCGATCCAGCTGCATCCGCTGGTCTGCGCGGCCTTCAACGCCGACTTCGACGGTGACCAGATGGCCGTCCACGTGCCGCTGTCGATCGAAGCGCAGATGGAAGCCCGCACGCTGATGCTGGCCTCCAACAATGTGCTGTTCCCGGCCTCGGGCGAGCCCTCCATCGTCCCGTCGCAAGACGTGGTGCTGGGCCTGTACTACGCCACCCGCGATCGCATCAACGGTAAGGGTGAAGGCATGGTGTTCTCGGACATCGCCGAAGTCCTGCGCGCGCTGGACAACGGTGCTGTCGAAATCACCGCCAAGATCGCCGTGCGCCTGACCGAGTACAGCAAGGGTGCTGATGGCAGCTGGGTCCCCGAGACCAAGCTGGTGGACACCACGGTCGGCCGCGCGCTGCTGTCCGAGATCCTGCCCAAGGGCCTGCCGTTCTCGAATATCAACAAGGCGCTGAAGAAGAAGGAAATCTCACGCCTGATCAACACGTCCTTCCGCAAGTGCGGTCTGAAGGAGACCGTGGTGCTGGCCGACAAGCTGCTGCAAAGCGGCTTCAAGCTCGCCACCCGCGCCGGCATCTCGATCGCCATCGACGACATGCTGGTGCCGAAGCAGAAGTACGAGCTGATCGAGCGTGCCGAGAAGGAAGTCAAGGAGATCGAGCAGCAGTACGTCTCGGGCCTGGTGACCGCCGGCGAGCGCTACAACAAGGTCGTGGACATCTGGGGCAAGACCGGCGACGAAGTCGGCAAGGTCATGATGTCGCAGCTGTCCAAGCAGAAGACCATCGACCGCAACGGCAAGGAAGTGGATCAGGAGTCGTTCAACTCCATCTACATGATGGCTGACTCTGGTGCCCGCGGTAGCGCGGCCCAGATCCGCCAGCTGGCCGGCATGCGGGGCCTGATGGCCAAGCCGGACGGCTCGATCATCGAGACGCCGATCACGGCAAACTTCCGCGAAGGCCTGAACGTTCTGCAGTACTTCATCTCCACCCACGGCGCCCGTAAGGGTCTGGCCGACACGGCGCTGAAGACCGCGAACTCGGGTTACCTGACCCGTCGTCTGGTCGACGTGACGCAGGACCTGGTCGTGACCGAGAGCGACTGCGGCACCGACAACGGCATCGCCATGCGCGCCCTGGTCGAAGGTGGTGAAGTCATCGAGTCGCTGCGTGACCGCGTGCTGGGTCGCGTGGCTGCCATCGACGTGCTGCACCCCGAGACCCAGGCGGTCGTGCTCGACGCCGGCAAGATGCTGGACGAAGACACGCTGGACATGCTGGAACAAGCCGGTGTCGACGAGATCAAGGTCCGCACGCCGCTGACCTGCGCCACGCGCTTCGGCCTGTGCGCCAAGTGCTATGGCCGCGATCTGGGCCGTGGTGGCCTGGTCAACACCGGTGAAGCTGTCGGCGTGATCGCCGCCCAGTCGATCGGTGAGCCGGGCACCCAGCTGACCATGCGTACCTTCCACATCGGTGGTGCCGCATCGCGTGCCGCCGTGGCCTCGAGCGTCGAAGCCAAGTCGGATGGCATCATCGGCTTCAACGCCACGATGCGCTACGTCACGAACGGCAAGGGCGAGTTGGTGGTGATTTCGCGTTCCGGCGAGATCATCATTGCCGACCCGCATGGCCGCGAGCGCGAGCGTCACAAGGTGCCGTACGGCGCGATCCTGAACGTCAAGGCCGACCAGCAGATCAAGGCTGGCCTGGTGCTGGCGAACTGGGACCCGCTGACCCGTCCGATCATCACGGAATTCGCCGGCCAGGCGAAGTTCGAGAACGTCGAGGAAGGCGTCACCGTGGCCAAGCAGGTGGACGAGGTCACCGGCCTGTCGACCCTGGTGGTGATCGATCCGAAGCGCCGTGGCGCTGCCAAGATCGTGCGTCCGCAGGTCAAGCTGCTGGACACCAACGGCCACGAGGTCAAGATCCCCGGTACCGACCACTCGGTGAACATCGCCTTCCAGGTCGGCGCCCTGATCCAGGTGCGCGATGGCCAGGAGCTGGCTCCCGGTGAAGTGCTGGCGCGTATTCCGGTCGAAGGCCAGAAGACCCGCGACATTACCGGCGGTCTGCCGCGTGTGGCCGAGCTGTTCGAAGCCCGTTCGCCCAAGGACAAGGGCGTGCTGGCCGAGCAGACCGGTACCGTGTCGTTCGGCAAGGAGACCAAGGGCAAGGTTCGTCTGCAGATCACCGATCCGGACGGCAAGGTCTGGGAAGAGCTGGTGCCCAAGGAAAAGAACATCCTGGTGCACGAAGGCCAAGTGGTGAACCGCGGCGAACTGATCGTCGACGGCGCGGCCGATCCGCAGGACATCCTGCGTCTGCTGGGCATCGAGGAACTGGCCCGCTACATCGTCGACGAAGTGCAGGACGTCTACCGTCTGCAGGGCGTGAAGATCAACGACAAGCACATCGAGGTGATCGTTCGCCAGATGCTGCGTCGCGTTCAGATCACGAACTCGGGCGACTCGCACTACATCGTCGGTGAGCAGGTCGAGCGTTCGGAGCTGCTGGACACCAACGACCGCCTGCGCGGCGAGGGCAAGCTGACCGCCACGCACGCCGATGTGCTGCTGGGTATCACCAAGGCTTCGCTGTCGACCGATTCCTTCATCTCGGCCGCTTCCTTCCAGGAAACGACCCGCGTGCTGACCGAGGCTGCCATCATGGGCAAGCGCGACGAGCTGCGCGGCTTGAAGGAAAACGTCATCGTCGGTCGCCTGATTCCCGCCGGCACCGGCATGGCCTTCCACCAGGCACGCCGTGCCAAGGAAGAAATGGACGACGCCGAGCGCCGTTCCATCGCCATGCAGGAAGCCGAGGAACTGGCTGCTGCACAGATGGCCAGCGTCGACGCCCCGGGCGAAGGTTCGGCCGAGTAA